The Silene latifolia isolate original U9 population chromosome Y, ASM4854445v1, whole genome shotgun sequence sequence TCTCAAGTCAATTCCTCCGAAGTTCCGAATAAAATGTCATATTTATATCGAGTCTGAGCAAACAACACCTTGCCATATTCCTGATCGCTTTTGACCTCTTAAAAGCGCCATCCATTTGCACAATTGAACACCTAAACTATGAATATGGTTTGATTTCGTCCCTCTagacgaatacgtaggcagtcctttcttatacaGGAGGATACAAACACCCCACCTTCCCACCTTCCCAACATCAACAATCAAACACCTACACTACAACCATGGTTTGATTTTGCCTCTTCAAGCGAATACGTAGGAAATCCTTTCTTGCGAAAAAGCCTCTTGTAATAACACCGACATCATCAACTCCATCCCtttacccctaaaaaaaaaagaaaagaaagcctCTCTGCCTTCCAAAACAAATAATATTTTCCTATAGCCACCCTTCAAATGTGCAAAGTTATAATAATGTAAACCGAATTATCTTAACAAAATCGATGGAGGAACAATATCGAATGTTCATTCCTTGACAAaagtaatcctcttatttaattaataataatggGATTACACAAACTTAGCAACGATAAAGCTAAACGAGTTCATATCTCGTTAAGCTAAGAGCATCGACTAGTTGGCACGCCTGCACTAGCCATACATATAACTAAAATACAACGACACACGCGAGTACAtagtaaaaaaataataaataaaaacacaacaacgacataaatataataaaaatacacCCTAATACAACATAGTAATAAAAGTAGGTGGAGATCCTCATTCTCCCATTTTCCCTTGCCTTTGCCCTCGGGATGCATCTTTGCTTTGCTCTTTTTGCTAGCACGCCCAACCTCCATCTCCACCTCGGAATGGATCCTCAATGGACCTGCTACAACCACTGCACTCGGGCTCATACATACGTTCATTTTATATAAACTTTTCCCCCTCATTTTAGCTCAGATTTATATTATTTATCCGCTCTTATGAGCGGTTGTTTGTGCTAATGACGCCTTAGGTAGTATTTCTTGTGTTTTATATCTTTTACAGGAATTGCAGCAGTTTTCCATCATTTTTCCTATGCAAGTTCATTTAAATTTTCCAAGTCATAAGGAGCATATTCCAAGTTCAAAAGAATAAACTTGCGACGAAGTTTCATGCTAGTTAAAAACGGGTTCATGCCCATTTTTATGCTCATTGCACGATGGGTACAATCCCCATGTTTCATGCTATATGAAACGGGTTTCCTATGCTGAAATGGAGTCGGGATCatgacataataataataataataataataggatacGACTCATGATGGGGCTGCTATTAAGCATGAACATGGAGCAGCGCTGCCTGGTCATGGGGCCCATGTACTAGCTTAAACTGAGACGGTGTCATGCTCATGTTTCTGTTCGTATAACGGTGAAGCTTTGCTATTATAATGACAAGTTATAGTCAGGGCCGTCTGGGAGTTATTCGTGGCCCTGTGCGAATTACCAAAACGGAGCCCTAAAATTTATACATCAAGAAAAAAATTACAAAGAAGAAGTTTTTCCATTCACAGCTCAAAAAATTATTCTCAATTAAATGGAGTCAAGTTCACAATTACAAAACATCACTTCTTAAACATAGAAGCTCTTATTGCGCTCTTTGAAGAAAAATCATCGATTAGTTCCTAATAACAAAATTTGTCTAAAACTTTATTCTCAATAGCTATCATAGCTAATCCATTTAAGCAGTCTTGTGACATTGTCGAACGCAAATATGACTTCAATAACTTCAACTTTGAAAAACTTCTTTCGGCCGATGCAACGGTGATCGGAGTCGTCAATAAGATCCTATACGCTGTGACTGCATTAGGAAAACACCCGCCAACTTTTTTCATATGATTCAAAATTGCCAGAGGACCCATACATGTATCAGGCATTAATTctttaaaaaatttcaaatctAAGTACAATGCATTTCCGTCAATATCAGAATTCGCATTGTTTTTTAGTACATTCTCAAGATTAACACAACAAGACTCTAACATTAAATCATCTATTGAATTCAACTTAGTAGTAGAGAACATAAAGCCAAATATACTTTCAAATTCTTCGTATTGTTCGAACCTTGTTTTAAGTGAAGATATTGCTTGATCAATAAGGTATAAAAAATAATTAACTCTAAATGATTCCTCTTCAGATACACATGATGAATCATCAAGACCCTCATCAAATTGTTTTTTTCTTCGTCTTTCTCGTCTTTTAGGAAAAGAAGGATCAATGTCCATGTCTTTAGCTATATGTTAAGCGGTTTCCATAGCTTTAGAGAAACCGGTATCTCTATACTTTTCAAAAGTTGAAATTAAAGCATTGATTTGTAAAATAGCCACATCAATAAGCATATTTTTCGATTGTAGATTTTTACTAACTTCATTAACAAAGTACAATATTTCATACCAAATGACTattgacacgacgaactcaaaaCTACCAAGTTCATTCAATGCTAAGGATTTAGCTTGGCTTCTAATAATACCATCATTATCGACATCGGCAATTTCAAGCAAAGCTTCTTGAAATTCCACATGTTGAAATCTTATAGCTTTTACACTATCAATACGACTTTCCCAACGTGTAGCTGACAACGGTTTAGGAGTTAAACCTGATACATTATCTTTCAAAATATTCCACCTCTTTGTCGAATGGGCAAATATAGTGTATACACGTTGTATGATTGCAAAAAAATCTTTACCTTGACTACATGAATTAGCTATGTCGCATAATGTGAGGTTTAAACTATGACAACCACAAGGTGTATAAAAGGCTCTAGGATTTATGTCCAACAATCTTTTTTGCACTCCTTGATGTTTTCCTTTCATATTAGACCCATTATCATAGCCTTGGCCTCTTATATTATCTATATCAAGATCAAGACATTTTAACTCATTTTGCAAAGCATTAAAAAGTCCTAAACCACTAGTATCATTCACattcaaaaatcccaaaaatgACTCTTCTACTTGAAACTCATGTAATAAAGAAGTATCCACATAACATAATATTATAGACATTTGCTCTTTGTGGCTAATATCAGGCGTACAATCAAGTATCAAAGAAAAGTACTTTGCTTCCTTAATTTTCTTGATGATATCAGATTTAATGTTATGACCGAGCAAGCTTATCAACTCATTTTGGATATTGTGACCAAGATAATGGCAATTAGCATCGCTATTTGTTATGCGACTAACATGTTTTTGAATCACTGGATCAAACTCGGTCACCATCTCAACCAACCCCAAAAAATTTCCATTACTTGCCTGATACAATTTTTCATTAGTGCCATGAAAGGCTAAATTATGTTTTCCGAGGTACTTGACAATTGCAATTATTCTTACCATTACATTTTTCCAGTGTTCCTTCTCTTTATATACATTTTTTTGATTCAACTCGTCAATTACTTTATTCTTACCTAGTCGTAAACGCAATTCATACCAAATAGTCATGTTCCTAACATGTTCCACACTCGTTTCATGCTCTTTAAGTCTTACACCAAGATGAATCCAATCATTAAAGCCACTGGATACTAATTCGCCTCTACCTTGAGATTTTCGAAATAATTTACAGCAAAAGCAAAACACTTTATCTAGATCTTTTGAATAGACAAGCCATTCTCTATCCCATTTTTCTCCGTTTGGCATAAATCTAGTGTAAAATTTTGACGAAAAGTATCTATTGCCTGAGTTTTTAGGACCCCTATCAATACTAAAATCCCTCATTGGACCTTTAACAGCTAATTCGTCTATTTGTTTAGCATTTAGTTTATCCCAGTTTCTAGCATCATAAATACCTTCTTCAAAATTAGCATCATCAGTATCATTAACCCCTTCTTCAACATTTTCAGAAGATGAATTAACATTTTCCATAGGCACATCCTCAAAATCATTATTTATTCCAGCAAGAAGACCGTCAACACGTAAAGACTCATCATTATTTATTTCGTTAATTAAGGGCACACTAACAGTAACATTATCAATATTTTCATTCTGAGTTTCGTTCAAACCACCACAATTATCAACATCTTTAACAACAAATTTATCAAGAGCACCTTTTTGAGAACGAGTTAGCTcttcaattctcttttttttcttacGTTTTTCACAACCCGACTCATGTTTTCTTGTTTTAGGATTCATTCTACTATTATAGTTCAGCAATCAGCAAGGGACAGCAACAAATAATAagaaataataaaattttaaaggCAGTAGAATGATTAAGAAAACACCTAGTACTCCCAATTATGAGACAAAGGCCATGAAACTCATCTTCAACCTTCAATTTTTCATCATTTACTCCCGGTCCGGGGACGGCGGTCCTTGtaaaaaaaatgaacaaaaatcaTCCCTTTGCCCTTTATAAGTTGTAACCTATATACATGAGACAAAAAAGATattgaaaacaaaaataaaactttACCTTCATCTTCATGAGAGAAATCacaaaattatgattaataaTTGAGAGAAATATTGTGGTAGAAGTAGTGTAGAACACTAGAACTAATTAATTATGGAAATTGGGGGAGGAATTGAGGATTTTAGTCTTTAGATGAATGAAATTTGGGAAAGTTCAACGTCTTTTTTTTGTGATTGACTGATAGACAATAGAGAAATAAGGAAACTGTTGTTTTGGAATATGTGATGAATGATAGAGCAGTGAAGCGTCAAGCGGTgacttcctttctttttttttttttttttttttttataaaaagaaGATTGGACCGAGATTGGGCCCCAATTTTTTGGGGGCCCTGTACAATTGAACAGGTTGTACCTGTTGATAGTCGGCCCTGGTTATAGTGCTTACGTAAGATGGGTTTTGCTGCTGAAATGGTGACGGAATGAATTCCGAACAACCTTATCTACTACCCAAGTCTCTAGGTGCTTTGTTGACTGCCGCTACGTGGTGTTTTGAAGCAGGCCAAACAAATGACAGCTAGAGTGCATGCCCAGCCATGCCAAGCCACAACCCCAAGCCATAGGTATCCATGGTACTTCGATGCTCAAGCAAAGACGGGTTTTAAGCTCTAAGTAAGACGAACTACATGCTAAGTGCGACGGTCATTACGCTAAGGTTTTATGCGTGTTTTCTTTGCCCAATTGTTGATGGGCTGGTTCCACTGGTTGCTGGAGCCCCCGGCCTGACCTGGTGGTTCAAGATGGTGCTCATGGTGGTGTTGAAGGATGGACCACGGCCTGGTTATACGTGGGAAGCAGAGAAGCAAATGAAAACAAAGCAACAAGCATCAACCCCAATTACCCCACCCCTAGCCACCGGGATGGCATACAACAATGACCAATCTTCGAATTAAGGAAATAAAAAGACTAAGTCaagaccccgatcggggtggcagTCATCAAGAGCAACGATTATTCAGCTCCCTTGTTTTCGAGTTATAAAAACGGAGCTTATGTTTCATGTTTTTGATCTTATTGTTGGATTATGTTCCAAAATTTAGTCAGTTAGTTTCCTATAATTAAGTTAGTGGTTAATATGGTCCCTAATAAATAGACTATATGTTAGTGGAACACCTAATAGTTAGGATTATGTTGTGCGTGGATTTAGTCCATGACTATCACTTTGTTACGTTGTGTTGTGTGGCTATTTAAAGGCCAACATATTATGTTTATTATTTGAGTCAGTTTACGAGAACTTTCTCCTTATGTTTCACTCTCCTCTCTCATTTTTAGTCTatcatgtggtatcagagctatcTTGAGTAGGGAAGGTAGACACGATTGTCACCTCCGTTCAAGTAGCCAGGTTCGATTCCCGAAAGGCGGCGATCACAAAAAAAAATGGTGagatcaaaagaaaaaaaaatcacacATTTTTTGTTTGAGTTGTACAAGTGAGCCACACAGCCGTTGTATCGATTTATTTTCCGcattaaaaaaaattgagagaGAAGGTGAGTAAAttgtttgagaaaaaaaaaacaaatggtgAGAAGTGCACCATAGAGTGATAGAGAGAAGTGCTCTATCGTGTTTGGTAGAGAAAAATGGCTCTACCCTATTTTGGTGAAGAgaagtgcttcacatattggtgGGAAGTGCACCATAATCAAAAGGTAGAGAGAAGGGCTCTATCAAGATTTTTTTTGGAGAGAAGTGCTCCATTAAATGAAAGTTGGTGATAATGTGCACCAAGAAAAGGATGACAAGAAGTGCGTTACAAAGTGAAGACAAGGGTTTCACAAAGTGAGATGGAGAAAAGTACTCCGTCAATTGACGTTGGTGACAACGGGCATCAACAAGGTCGGTGACAAAAAGTGGGTCACAAGGTGAAGACAAGGGCTTCAcaaattgaagaaaaaaaaattttgatttttggtGTACGTAGGCAAAGCAGTAGCCTATTGCATTAGTAGGAGTTTCAATTGGTGCATTGCAAATGCACAGGAGCACGGCAACATGGAAATATGTTCTCTATTTAAGAATGCAAATCCAAGTACGCAGCGGTGGCGTGGTTTATTTTAATCGGTGGTCTATTGTCGTAAACAGTACAGGCTCATGAAGAGAAGCCTATTTGATGAAGCAATGTTACAAGTTTTATGGAGTCCAGGCAATGAGACTCGATTTAAGTCTCGAAAGGGGGCTTTGTGTGAAGTTTGGGTGTAGAGCCCAAACATGTATGGGTCATAGAACCTGGGTGGATGCGAAAAAGAATCGCACGTCAGTTTAAGGTAACTTGCTCATCAATGAAGAAAGCAAAGATCAGCGAAGAGTTTTATCCTAAAGGCATGGATGAAAAAAATTTGAAGGACAACTACGAGGACACGGGAGCCTCCTGTATTCGTTACGGAAAAAAAGATCTTAATGACAAGTATTATTGTTCGATCTAACAAATTTTGGATCAAAAGGGTGTGTTGGATTATGTTCCAAAATTTAGTCTAAGTTAGTTTCCGATAATTAAGTTAGTGGTTAATATGGTCCCTAATAAATAGAGTATATGTTAGTGGAACACCTAATAGTTATGATTATGTTGTGCGTGGATTTAGTCCATGACTATCACTTTGTTACGTTGTGTTGTGTGGCGATTTAAAGGCCAACATATTATGTTTATTATTTGAGTCAGTTTACGAGAACTTTCTCCCTATGTTTGACTCTTCTCTCTCATTTTTAGTCTATAACTTATATTTCTGTCTTATAGATTGTCTAGGGTTCCTAAATACTCTtatttacatttccaaaataatttTGAAGGAACTAGACCCCTAATTAGACACCTCTAATTAGTTACCAAATTTCTTGTTAATTTAGTTTTATGTGATCTAATTACATGCATGCTTAAAAGATGACATAAAAGATAAGAAAACCTTACATAATATTAAGGAAAAATGGGCACAACAAAGGACTCCTTCCTTTGTTGTTGTTGAGCAAAaaaatgtgatggatgatcctccaaacccCAATCACCAAAATAGATGATCTCCTCTAaaatgcacccaagattagccctaaGATATCCTAgtttactaactaggtaaaaatAGGATATACTTGTATAATATGtataatattattacactaataatattagttgatgtatattattattttgtgattttatttgATGAGTTTTGATCAACTTTAGATCAAGTtcttgatgaagaagatgaagaaattTGTGGTTGTTTTCTTCTTCAAatggtttttttttctcttaaaaaATCAATCCCTTATGTGTGTATTATGAAAGGTATATATAGAccacaaaatgtaaacaaatgaggaACATTTGTTAATGGAAAATACCAAACCACATGTGATGATTATCATCATTAAAAAGTGGCGGCACTAGTAATTATCGGGTCCATTTCgactttcgacatttgtcccacaaatgcttataagtcgtatatttaattatcttctataattaattattaatttaattatttaacacttaaataatataaattaacaaataatttccacttaactattaagtaataatagaccattttatcaatataaaatgtgccCCATAAAACTCTATTAGctaattagctaattttacaacctcttgtaagtTTAATTAGCTAACTATCTCCGCCTCAAAACATACACACATATCGTAATACTTTagctaattaactattaattactaaattatcgTATAACATTTACTATCTAATTAtcgtataattaaataataaatactcttggcccgagttcgtaactcgtcatcaaataacaAAATCACCTGACTAATTATAAGTCAATATTCtataagaaattaattaaattgtatccatatacaaataattaattattacattttgagcatcatcctataggtgtgatcgagagggatcaactgatcatcgtTGTCATACGActgtaacgtcaaactctagtcagccgagcGTTACCGATTTACGGTAATCAGTTGACAAATAATATATTATATCCCTAATAATaattttacgagatttattatgtagacgcactattgtggaggacattaCTCCAACAAATTTACATACATTTTTTgcttctcatttatttacatttgattaTGGTTTAATTCAAGTATTCTGTTCATCCATTTATCGCTTCTTTGTGCTGTGTTATTTGGTAATATCTcttttctctattttattattgctaTATCAATTTCCATTCTAATACTTGTTATTATGCTTTCATTTACCTATCTCTttctcaattgtttacatattatgCCGTGTGAGTAGTTTATTTCTCTAGGGGAAGGGTTATTAACATGTAATtatcttattgtatatattgttgaaTCGAGTTGTATTGTCATGTATTGTCTTCGTTTATTGCTAAATATCATTCGTTAATCTATTAATCGATGGCCACGATTATTAGACTAATCTAGTTAGAACTCCGTCCTATGATCGAAACCTGGGACGTGGTAAGACTAAGCATGAAGGGTAAAACGGACCTAGTAAGATCGAAAGCCTCAAAGACACGTATTAAGGTTGGCAATAAACGGAAAGGCATGTGCCTTAGACCTAGACAATACCGACATCACAATGCCCGACTTTGACTATATTTGTAGGCTATTTTACGTTTGAACCCGTATCCCTGGACtacttaatattttttttatcatcTTGTTCATTGTATTAAATTAAAAACCAAAACTCAAACCCCACTCGTTccgaccttgataaaattcgattaataacatgtaacaacccggattatataACAAAGGAAATAACGTATTATTAATGAATAGTCAGAGTCAATCAATAATActagggtcaaggtggcggaaacacctgaccaatctggATCGATacaaaatccaaaaccaaaactaatataATATTCAAAGGTTCTCAAACATAACTTAAACTTCTAAATATTTTATTAaactcgcttcgcacattccccaagcaagtaTCAGCCACTCAGCAGTAATCTAAACAACCTAAGAATGTGGGTCAAatttcagtcgggagtaacttgATGCTCTCTCAGTCAGGTTTACAATAAtagaatataaccaacaataaaacacaattgaaatttaaaacctccaaacatgtgagatcatctatacttaTGAAAACCCGATACAGACTTAAATCAGACAATGACAACTACGACAACCATGTTAAGACAAAAACACAGCATGAGATGCAAGCAAACTTACCATACCATGATGTTCTCAACACTAGACGAATGAAACCACAcgaacctagaccatatgcaaccactagaccatagAAACTTACAAACTAATGTAGCACACAATCCATAGCAACATAAGGCACAATGCTAGCATCAAAGCATTGCGAATAgtgcgaacgcccgttagagcgtataaccactgcctctagctaACAGAGCGTATAACCCCTGCCTCCATCGGCATGGAgggtataaccactgcctctacgGTACTATATATctcgtataaccactgcctatatgcctacgACCTagccagactctcggtgcaataacagTGCACCGAACAACACTCGGGACCTAGAGCGTATAACCAGTGCCTCTGGCCaaccccgaacatagaccaaataaaTCCTAAACTGGGTGACGatagttcattccgatagtatataactgatactaccgtcatctattcaaactaaTAAACACTTGAACAGTTTAATTGACTGTACAAAACATGCAAGatcaacatcacgactcaactcagtAGAACAACTCAACTGACTGTCCTAGCAGCATATGAACAATAGTATCAAATAATAAATAGAGCGACAATGATATAATACATTGaatacaatacaacatatgaaacaagtataaacaATCAAGGTTATAGTAACCATGGTCATAACacgaactctggatgcgaggttacaTTGACCTCGACTATAACTCCAACATGTAACCTGAGGTTATactaacctcaaccataaccttgacataAAACTCGAGGTTATACTAgctccaaccataaccttgagctaTAACTCGGGTTTACGTTAGCCTCAGCCATAACCTTAAATCGTCTTTCAAAGTTATACCCGCATCTGCTataaccttgattcatatttccaaggttataccacTTTCAGCCATAACTTAAGTGATAAcccaaggttatactagcttcagctataaccttgattcatatttcaAGGTTATACTAACATCTGCTATAATCTTGACCCTTACTCTTGGCCGTAAGTCAAGCCGCCTCTAGGGGTTCCCTCGTGAACCCTAGTTGCGCACATAACACCCAAAACAACGCATGAACCACATATGATATACAGTTAAGACACTAAAACATATACGAACATTCAAAACATATTACTCATGATAATAAATAATCAAAgatgtaccaatcatacaaaaagACCATTAAATCATCTAGAGATcatatcaattggcataaacacaattaaaagagaaacattTAGTTTTCTTTTTAGCGAATAAATCTAGAGATCATCGTCAACAACGTAGACGTCTTCTCCATGATCAAACCCCGCGCCTTTAATGTCGTAACACACATGACAAAAAAGAGAACAGTCTAACTAAAACACTATCTATATAAATCTCTAAAGTAAACGCTAAAAAACACGAAACTTACGACGAGGATTGATAGATCCAAAGAGTAGGATCGATCTAGGTTCGAAAAATGACGGGGAGAGAAGAAACAAAGGCGACATGAATCCCTAGATCAAGAGGGATTATTACACGGCACAAAGGGAGGAAAGAGAAAGAGACAATTAGGTTTACGGTCTTGTGGAAATATGAGAAAACAGAAAAGCAAGGGTTTATTTCCACTCTTATTTATAGAAGAAACTCATGGGTTTAAACCAAGCTCAGGCCCAAAACTCCACCCATCGAATCCAAACTCACGTGAAACCCAAGAGCAAAGTGGGTTTTCACCAATATCGAGCTAGATCCGCCAATTAAAATGAGAGAAGGATATTTTTCcggaaaattaaataaaaaatatgggaaaatgaattaaataaatattaattggaaatacggggtgttacatgacAACCATTTTAACAACTCTCGTCTCCTTGTGTGCGACCCGACTACACTAGCCTAGGTTAGACCCCTTGGGTAATTATCCTTGATTTGGGTACGCGACTATctttatcaaattttggcgctgttgccggggatcACGGTTTTGTTGCTATTTTATTTGTtgaatttttattattttttatttgtcTTAAGGAACAGTTGTTCCTTGGGACTGGTTTTACTTTCCTCTTGTAGTTTGAGTCTTATGCGTAAGTTTTCTCGATTGGGTGAGCGAATTTCAAGTGATCCGGTTCCCGAGAGAACCTTCCACCGTAGAATCAAAAATTTCTACGAGCTTGCTCAATCTTCTAGTTCCGATAGTTTGGCTTATATCCGTGCTAATTATCCCGCCATTGAAGGAGAAGAATCTACTACTTCTTACCCGCCATCATTTCCACCTCCAATTTTGAAGAAAATGGTGCATTTGTCCGGTCATTTCAAGCTTACAGCCGAGATGCTCCCTAGGGGTATTTCCACCGCTAATGTTGAGGCATCAAATTttgagatcaaaccggctttcattagcctagTTCAAAAGAGGCAATTTGGTGGAGGTCATGTCGATGATCCTAATCTCCACATCCAAAaattttgtgactattgctccattaTAAGGCAAACTGAAGTCACTCAAGAGCAAATACAAGAAATaatgcttttctttttctcttaacGGGATAAAGCAAAGCTTTAGATTAGTAGCCTTGACAAA is a genomic window containing:
- the LOC141627563 gene encoding uncharacterized protein LOC141627563, producing MDIDPSFPKRRERRRKKQFDEGLDDSSCVSEEESFRVNYFLYLIDQAISSLKTRFEQYEEFESIFGFMFSTTKLNSIDDLMLESCCVNLENVLKNNANSDIDGNALYLDLKFFKELMPDTCMGPLAILNHMKKVGGCFPNAVTAYRILLTTPITVASAERSFSKLKLLKSYLRSTMSQDCLNGLAMIAIENKVLDKFCY
- the LOC141627564 gene encoding uncharacterized protein LOC141627564, which produces MNPKTRKHESGCEKRKKKKRIEELTRSQKGALDKFVVKDVDNCGGLNETQNENIDNVTVSVPLINEINNDESLRVDGLLAGINNDFEDVPMENVNSSSENVEEGVNDTDDANFEEGIYDARNWDKLNAKQIDELAVKGPMRDFSIDRGPKNSGNRYFSSKFYTRFMPNGEKWDREWLVYSKDLDKVFCFCCKLFRKSQGRGELVSSGFNDWIHLGVRLKEHETSVEHVRNMTIWYELRLRLGKNKVIDELNQKNVYKEKEHWKNVMVRIIAIVKYLGKHNLAFHGTNEKLYQASNGNFLGLVEMVTEFDPVIQKHVSRITNSDANCHYLGHNIQNELISLLGHNIKSDIIKKIKEAKYFSLILDCTPDISHKEQMSIILCYVDTSLLHEFQVEESFLGFLNVNDTSGLGLFNALQNELKCLDLDIDNIRGQGYDNGSNMKGKHQGVQKRLLDINPRAFYTPCGCHSLNLTLCDIANSCSQGKDFFAIIQRVYTIFAHSTKRWNILKDNVSGLTPKPLSATRWESRIDSVKAIRFQHVEFQEALLEIADVDNDGIIRSQAKSLALNELGSFEFVVSIVIWYEILYFVNEVSKNLQSKNMLIDVAILQINALISTFEKYRDTGFSKAMETA